The following are from one region of the Stanieria sp. NIES-3757 genome:
- a CDS encoding OstA family protein, whose product MSMSLLFLRSRLSQFLLIARGSLALVAVSYASAFALASTIIVATPTRNLQAQTPTQGGGITIRSDVQEANSETGIFTARGNVQINYPARQIQATSTQAQYYSRERRLVLSGNVYVIQQGNSMRAETMTYLIDEGKFIAAPKNNQQVESTYLVSEPNSATENSN is encoded by the coding sequence ATGAGTATGTCGTTGCTATTTTTACGTTCAAGATTATCGCAATTTTTATTAATTGCGAGGGGTTCACTTGCTTTGGTCGCAGTTAGCTACGCTAGCGCATTCGCACTCGCGAGTACGATCATTGTTGCTACTCCTACCAGAAATTTGCAAGCTCAAACTCCAACTCAAGGCGGAGGTATTACCATTCGTTCTGATGTGCAAGAGGCTAATTCGGAAACAGGAATATTTACAGCTAGAGGGAATGTTCAAATTAACTACCCAGCTAGACAAATTCAAGCAACTTCAACCCAAGCTCAATATTATAGTCGAGAGCGTCGTTTAGTTTTGAGTGGTAATGTTTATGTAATTCAGCAGGGGAATAGTATGCGAGCTGAAACTATGACTTATTTGATTGATGAAGGCAAGTTTATTGCTGCTCCAAAAAATAATCAACAAGTAGAATCTACTTATTTAGTTTCCGAGCCAAATTCTGCCACTGAAAATAGTAACTAA
- a CDS encoding ferredoxin thioredoxin reductase beta chain, producing the protein MSTATDQDKTLESMKNFAEQYAKRTDTYFCSDLSVTAVVIEGLARHKEELGAPLCPCRHYEDKKAEVKNTFWNCPCVPMRERKECHCMLFITDDNEFAGDQQAIDLELIKEVRDSMNA; encoded by the coding sequence ATGAGTACAGCTACAGATCAGGATAAAACCCTCGAATCAATGAAGAATTTTGCCGAGCAGTATGCTAAACGGACTGATACTTATTTTTGTTCCGATCTTTCTGTAACTGCGGTAGTCATTGAAGGTTTAGCCAGACACAAAGAAGAATTAGGCGCACCATTGTGTCCTTGTCGTCATTATGAAGATAAAAAGGCTGAAGTAAAAAATACTTTTTGGAATTGTCCCTGTGTACCAATGCGCGAACGCAAAGAATGTCATTGTATGTTGTTTATTACCGATGATAATGAATTTGCTGGAGATCAACAAGCTATCGATCTTGAACTAATTAAAGAAGTTCGCGACAGCATGAATGCTTAA
- a CDS encoding putative transmembrane anti-sigma factor, whose amino-acid sequence MTSKFDDFESSHKFYLSDWESDNTTPDCFELLSAYLDGEVTPQERQQVQYWLDNDPKIKQIYTKLRQLQCKFESIPIPNNQQVTADLSVNVFQAIDSSQRKRRVLYWGGSAVAALFVAFLSSFSAGENSVGFKIANTVEKQNSDSIMVAVAVNKPAVKIPKASVSSSNLTDEK is encoded by the coding sequence ATGACATCTAAATTTGACGATTTTGAGTCGAGTCACAAATTTTATTTGAGTGATTGGGAAAGTGATAATACTACACCAGATTGTTTTGAATTATTAAGTGCCTATCTGGATGGCGAAGTAACACCCCAAGAACGTCAACAGGTACAATATTGGTTGGATAACGACCCCAAAATCAAACAAATTTATACTAAACTACGTCAACTCCAGTGCAAATTTGAGAGTATTCCTATCCCAAATAATCAACAAGTTACCGCAGATTTGTCAGTTAATGTCTTTCAAGCAATAGATAGTTCTCAACGAAAACGGCGAGTTTTGTATTGGGGAGGAAGTGCAGTAGCTGCATTATTTGTAGCATTTTTATCTAGTTTTTCTGCTGGAGAAAATTCTGTTGGGTTTAAGATAGCAAACACTGTAGAGAAACAAAATTCAGATTCAATAATGGTAGCTGTAGCAGTAAATAAACCTGCTGTTAAAATTCCTAAAGCTTCAGTTTCATCCTCCAATTTAACTGACGAGAAATAA
- a CDS encoding NADH dehydrogenase (quinone), which yields MAKIETRTEPMVLNMGPHHPSMHGVLRLIMTLDGEDVIDCEPVIGYLHRGMEKIAENRTTVMYVPYVSRWDYAEGMFNEAITVNAPEKLAGIEVPKRAQYIRVIMLELNRIANHLLWLGPFMADIGAQTPFFYIFREREMIYDLWEAASGYRMVNNNYFRVGGVAVDLPYGWVDKCEDFCDYFDPKVDEYEKLITNNPIFRRRVEGVGTVTREEAINWGLSGPMLRASGVKWDLRKVDHYECYDDFDWEVHWETAGDCFARYLVRIREMRESVKIIRQALKGLPGGPYENLEAKRIAEGRKSKWNDFEYQYIAKKVAPTFKMPTGEHYVRLESGKGELGIFIVGNDNIFPWRWKIRAADFNNLQILPHLLKGVKVADIMPILGSIDIIMGSVDR from the coding sequence ATGGCAAAAATCGAAACTAGAACCGAACCCATGGTTCTTAACATGGGACCTCATCATCCCTCAATGCATGGCGTATTGCGTTTAATCATGACTCTAGATGGAGAAGATGTGATCGATTGCGAACCTGTAATCGGTTATCTTCATCGGGGCATGGAAAAAATTGCAGAAAATCGCACCACCGTCATGTATGTACCCTACGTTAGTCGTTGGGATTATGCAGAAGGGATGTTTAATGAAGCAATTACAGTTAATGCTCCAGAAAAGCTTGCCGGTATCGAAGTACCAAAACGCGCTCAATATATTCGCGTCATTATGTTGGAGTTAAACCGTATTGCCAATCACCTATTATGGCTAGGACCATTTATGGCTGACATTGGCGCACAAACTCCATTTTTCTATATTTTCCGAGAACGGGAAATGATTTATGACCTCTGGGAAGCTGCTTCAGGTTACCGCATGGTAAATAATAACTATTTTCGTGTTGGCGGTGTTGCTGTAGATTTACCTTATGGTTGGGTAGATAAGTGTGAAGATTTTTGCGACTACTTCGATCCCAAAGTAGACGAATATGAAAAATTAATTACGAATAATCCTATTTTCCGTCGTCGTGTTGAAGGTGTAGGTACAGTTACTCGTGAAGAAGCAATTAACTGGGGACTTTCTGGTCCAATGTTGAGAGCATCTGGAGTCAAGTGGGATTTGCGCAAAGTTGACCATTACGAATGCTACGATGATTTCGATTGGGAAGTTCATTGGGAAACTGCTGGGGATTGCTTTGCCCGTTATCTAGTTCGCATTCGCGAAATGCGAGAATCTGTCAAAATCATTCGTCAAGCACTTAAAGGATTACCAGGCGGTCCTTATGAGAATCTTGAAGCGAAAAGAATAGCAGAAGGGCGTAAATCTAAGTGGAATGATTTTGAATACCAATATATAGCCAAAAAAGTTGCACCCACTTTTAAAATGCCAACAGGTGAACATTATGTCCGTCTCGAAAGTGGCAAAGGAGAACTAGGTATTTTTATTGTTGGCAATGACAATATTTTTCCTTGGCGTTGGAAAATTCGAGCCGCCGATTTTAATAATTTGCAAATTTTGCCTCATCTACTCAAGGGCGTAAAAGTTGCTGATATCATGCCAATTTTAGGAAGTATTGACATTATTATGGGTTCAGTTGATCGCTGA
- a CDS encoding Mo-dependent nitrogenase family protein — protein MTSTTQSIYTDSQIVAWLRGLYTIAWSDGHYAPEEEELIAQLTKELANLNNVERLEPIKPEELATALGKDPETAENFLRTAVLVAVADGVYSTPEYELLQQFSRALDLEIEALKSLENTLYRPEETNAERISKQTQPRLDVLHPVKDWLDGMEVQDPRLARFVCKVIPPQCPFERDINLFGRKIAHIPPLCKLNPLYEQLVSLRFRSLSYLADDCGEDISEYI, from the coding sequence ATGACTAGTACTACTCAATCTATTTATACTGATAGCCAAATTGTTGCTTGGTTACGAGGTTTGTATACCATCGCTTGGTCCGATGGACATTACGCTCCTGAAGAAGAAGAGTTAATTGCTCAGTTAACTAAAGAATTAGCCAATCTTAACAATGTTGAGCGGTTAGAGCCAATCAAACCTGAGGAATTAGCTACTGCTTTAGGCAAAGATCCCGAAACGGCTGAAAACTTTTTAAGAACGGCTGTTTTGGTAGCTGTGGCTGATGGAGTTTATTCTACTCCTGAATACGAATTATTACAGCAGTTTAGCCGAGCTTTAGATTTAGAAATAGAAGCTCTTAAATCCTTAGAAAATACTCTTTATCGTCCAGAAGAAACTAATGCTGAAAGGATTTCTAAACAAACTCAACCGCGTTTAGACGTTTTACATCCAGTCAAAGATTGGCTTGATGGAATGGAAGTTCAGGATCCCCGTTTAGCTCGATTTGTCTGTAAAGTAATTCCTCCTCAATGTCCTTTTGAGCGAGATATTAACTTATTTGGGCGTAAAATTGCTCATATTCCCCCCTTATGTAAACTTAATCCTCTTTACGAGCAGTTAGTAAGCTTGCGTTTCCGTTCTTTATCCTATCTAGCTGACGATTGTGGTGAAGATATTTCCGAATACATTTAG
- a CDS encoding hypothetical protein (protein of unknown function DUF309), with the protein MVWQEFWQAIEQFNQQQFYACHDTLEALWLEAVEPDKNFYQGILQIAVACYHLGNQNWRGAVILLGEGVKRLSNYQPIYEEIDVTSLIEESSQLLQQLQQIEPEQIQEFTQQLNQTNSNYKLPMIITINPS; encoded by the coding sequence ATGGTATGGCAAGAATTTTGGCAAGCAATAGAACAATTTAATCAACAACAGTTTTATGCTTGTCATGATACGTTAGAGGCTCTTTGGCTGGAAGCTGTTGAGCCTGACAAAAATTTTTATCAAGGTATTTTACAGATTGCTGTTGCTTGCTACCATTTGGGTAATCAGAATTGGCGTGGTGCAGTTATTCTCCTAGGAGAAGGAGTTAAAAGATTAAGTAATTATCAACCTATTTATGAAGAGATTGATGTAACTAGTCTGATTGAGGAAAGCAGTCAACTTCTCCAACAACTACAACAAATTGAACCAGAACAAATCCAGGAATTTACCCAACAGCTAAATCAAACTAATTCTAATTACAAACTACCGATGATTATTACAATTAATCCTAGTTAA
- a CDS encoding hypothetical protein (protein of unknown function DUF187), protein MVVSGCSWQKLGFKLALFRVINAKNPIALLSVLLSGSIVLTPTLATAEVLGVVKSQENTRQWAAITNRLQQVGVNYCTVDTANWQRELDLGNIRVLLLPNVENLTGSQAIALEQWMNRGGKVIVTGPTGNLSQPQVRSQLRSLFGAYWGFSLSSRSTLELSTNTPSEWYDRPQLSHTFVGGAVIPANVNSQTAAVWLANGTPAAAVITNNSTFLGWRWGVDTVAPAAMDTAWLQASLNRYGISTYGQFNPEGNQAPSACRPNSLTNNESRPFLPGWQIQPPTLQQSNLNLVPQPLAIAPEQAETMTQELEGLINRFASTLLTADANASNIGDSTEKVIEQVLSQQTKGNTYQSPNQQFVSANSIASTFSQQSKENTYQSSNQQVISLNSKAHQALKEAKSNLKKFYSLLEQRDYLQAKREWQDTRRSLWDNYPTDRQVAQSEIRAIWLDRGTIVKARSESDLAKIFDRLATAGINTVFFETINAGYTIYPSRVAPQQNPLVRGWDPLEAAVKLAHERNMELHAWVWAFAGGNQRHNIILNLPQDYLGPILSRYPDWSNPDREGNKFHYNSGKAFLDPANPGVRRYLSLLLEEIATRYQVDGIQLDYIRYPFQSHTGSKSYGYGIAARQQFQQLTGVDPIKLQLSDPLWSQWTGFRIKQIDSFVETVSQDLKQKRPDLILSTAVFPMPRQQRLDQIQQHWEEWIRQGWIDLLVPMTYAMDTSELEKLASPLWEASSKGSALLLPGIRLLNLPDVVAVDQMQLLRGMPTEGYALFAAENFNSNLEQIFSRTQGRSTNQGKEPLPHRQPFQATLSRYQNLQKEWNFVLSNNQLVLDEIRLKQWAKQADNLALNLQKLADEPSQKHFLSAQLALNSFRRDFPKWMEADQTISTYQVEVWQNRLDTLNRLLSYGERRVLNQTPKITIN, encoded by the coding sequence GTGGTAGTAAGTGGTTGTTCCTGGCAAAAACTTGGTTTCAAGCTAGCCCTTTTCCGAGTCATCAATGCCAAAAATCCGATCGCTCTTTTGTCTGTTCTCCTGTCAGGGAGTATAGTACTGACCCCAACCTTAGCAACAGCAGAAGTTTTGGGAGTAGTAAAAAGCCAAGAAAACACCAGACAGTGGGCAGCAATTACCAACCGCTTACAACAAGTAGGGGTAAATTATTGTACAGTTGATACAGCTAATTGGCAAAGAGAATTAGATCTAGGTAATATCCGTGTTTTACTCTTACCCAATGTAGAAAATTTAACAGGTTCTCAAGCCATAGCTTTAGAACAGTGGATGAATCGAGGTGGTAAAGTAATTGTGACTGGGCCAACAGGAAACCTTTCACAACCACAAGTACGTTCCCAATTGCGATCGCTTTTTGGAGCTTACTGGGGATTTTCTCTCTCTTCACGTTCAACCCTAGAATTATCTACTAATACGCCTTCAGAATGGTATGATCGACCGCAACTTTCTCATACCTTTGTTGGTGGTGCAGTAATTCCCGCCAATGTTAACAGTCAAACCGCAGCCGTTTGGCTTGCTAATGGTACTCCTGCTGCTGCAGTCATTACGAACAATTCCACCTTCTTAGGTTGGCGTTGGGGAGTAGATACGGTTGCCCCTGCTGCGATGGATACTGCTTGGTTACAGGCATCACTGAATCGTTACGGCATCAGTACCTACGGACAATTTAATCCTGAAGGCAATCAAGCACCCAGTGCTTGTCGTCCTAATAGCCTAACCAATAACGAATCAAGACCTTTTCTACCTGGTTGGCAAATCCAGCCTCCTACTCTACAGCAATCAAACTTAAATCTTGTTCCTCAACCTTTAGCGATCGCACCTGAGCAAGCAGAAACAATGACCCAAGAATTAGAGGGTTTAATTAATCGTTTTGCCAGTACGCTGCTCACTGCTGATGCTAACGCTAGTAATATTGGAGATTCTACTGAAAAAGTTATCGAACAAGTACTTAGTCAACAAACCAAAGGAAATACTTATCAATCTCCTAATCAACAGTTTGTTTCTGCAAACAGTATTGCCTCAACATTTAGTCAACAAAGCAAAGAAAATACTTATCAATCTTCTAATCAGCAGGTCATTTCCTTAAATAGTAAAGCTCATCAAGCTCTCAAAGAAGCCAAATCAAACCTAAAAAAGTTTTATAGTCTACTAGAACAAAGAGACTATCTTCAAGCTAAACGAGAATGGCAAGATACACGGCGTAGTCTTTGGGATAACTATCCCACCGACCGACAAGTAGCACAATCAGAAATTCGAGCAATCTGGCTTGACCGTGGCACAATTGTCAAAGCTAGATCTGAGTCAGATTTAGCAAAAATCTTTGACCGTTTGGCAACAGCAGGAATCAATACAGTTTTTTTTGAAACAATTAACGCGGGATATACAATCTATCCCAGTCGAGTTGCTCCTCAACAAAATCCTTTAGTCAGAGGATGGGATCCTCTCGAAGCAGCCGTCAAACTTGCCCATGAACGTAATATGGAATTGCACGCTTGGGTATGGGCTTTTGCTGGTGGTAACCAACGACACAACATTATCCTTAATTTACCTCAAGATTATCTGGGACCAATACTATCTAGATATCCTGACTGGTCAAACCCAGATCGAGAAGGAAACAAATTTCACTACAATTCAGGCAAAGCTTTTCTCGATCCAGCTAATCCTGGCGTTAGAAGATATCTTTCTCTATTGCTAGAAGAAATTGCTACTCGCTATCAAGTAGACGGAATTCAGCTTGATTACATTCGTTATCCTTTTCAAAGTCATACTGGTAGCAAAAGCTATGGTTATGGAATTGCTGCCAGACAACAATTTCAACAATTAACGGGCGTAGACCCCATTAAACTACAATTAAGCGATCCTCTTTGGTCACAATGGACTGGATTTCGGATCAAACAAATTGATAGTTTTGTAGAGACTGTTTCTCAAGATTTAAAACAAAAACGTCCTGATTTAATTCTATCTACTGCCGTATTTCCGATGCCTCGGCAACAGCGTTTAGATCAAATACAACAGCATTGGGAAGAATGGATTAGACAAGGATGGATTGATTTGCTAGTCCCAATGACCTATGCTATGGATACCTCAGAGTTAGAAAAATTAGCGAGTCCACTTTGGGAGGCCTCTAGTAAAGGTTCTGCTCTACTTTTACCAGGAATTAGACTGCTTAATCTTCCTGATGTTGTAGCAGTCGATCAAATGCAACTATTAAGAGGTATGCCTACAGAAGGTTACGCTTTGTTTGCAGCCGAAAATTTTAATTCTAATTTAGAACAGATTTTTAGTCGAACTCAGGGACGTTCAACCAATCAAGGAAAAGAACCTTTACCTCATCGTCAGCCTTTCCAAGCTACTTTATCTCGCTACCAAAATTTGCAAAAAGAATGGAATTTTGTTCTTAGTAACAATCAATTAGTTTTAGATGAAATCAGGTTAAAACAATGGGCAAAACAAGCAGATAATTTAGCTTTAAATTTACAGAAATTAGCTGATGAACCTTCTCAAAAACATTTTCTCTCAGCCCAATTAGCCCTTAATTCTTTCCGTCGCGATTTTCCCAAGTGGATGGAAGCAGATCAAACTATTAGTACTTATCAAGTAGAAGTCTGGCAAAATCGTTTAGATACTCTGAACCGTCTTCTCAGCTATGGAGAAAGAAGAGTCTTAAATCAAACTCCAAAAATAACTATTAATTAA
- a CDS encoding RNA polymerase, sigma-24 subunit, ECF subfamily codes for MSQSLPVSWSRVEVTDPKNLVSPEKLSNYDLIVRCQEGSQPDRAAFAELLRRYQSHVDRLLYHLAPDWQERADLAQEVWIRVYRNINRLQEPVKFRGWLSRIATNLFYDELRKRKRMAEPVSLDAPLSISDGEINWELPSDYPSPDDDLTRREFYEQLRRAIADLPEAFRTTIVLREIEGMAYEEIAEITGVSLGTVKSRIARARLKLQSVLQNYLDG; via the coding sequence ATGAGTCAATCTCTTCCTGTATCATGGTCAAGAGTCGAGGTGACCGATCCTAAAAACCTTGTGTCTCCGGAAAAACTCTCTAACTATGATCTTATTGTGCGCTGTCAGGAAGGCTCTCAGCCAGACCGGGCTGCGTTTGCTGAACTATTGCGCCGATACCAATCTCACGTTGACCGATTACTCTATCATCTTGCTCCTGATTGGCAAGAACGAGCTGATTTAGCTCAAGAAGTATGGATTCGTGTTTACCGTAATATTAATCGTTTACAAGAACCAGTTAAATTCAGGGGCTGGCTCAGTCGAATTGCGACCAATTTGTTTTATGACGAATTGCGTAAACGGAAACGGATGGCTGAACCAGTATCCTTAGATGCTCCTCTGTCGATTTCCGATGGAGAAATTAATTGGGAATTGCCCTCAGATTATCCCAGTCCCGACGACGATTTGACAAGAAGAGAATTTTACGAGCAACTTCGTAGAGCGATCGCAGATTTACCAGAAGCCTTTCGTACTACTATCGTACTTCGAGAAATTGAAGGCATGGCCTACGAAGAAATTGCAGAAATTACAGGAGTTTCTTTGGGTACAGTAAAGTCTCGAATTGCCAGAGCGAGATTAAAACTACAATCGGTATTGCAAAATTATCTTGATGGGTAG
- a CDS encoding GTP-binding protein Obg/CgtA produces the protein MQFIDLAEIEVIAGKGGDGIVAFRREKYVPAGGPAGGNGGKGGSIILLAAENLQTLLDFRYARQFKAEDGKRGGPNNRTGAQGSDRIIEVPCGTMIYDADTEELLGDLVNAGDTLCVAEGGKGGLGNKYFLSNRNRAPEHALPGLPGEERRLRLELKLIAEVGIIGLPNAGKSTLISALSSARPKIADYPFTTLIPNLGVVKKPTGDGTVFADIPGLIAGASEGIGLGHDFLRHIERTRLLLHLIDATAEEPISNYQTIQAELIAYGRGLAQRPQIIAFNKIDAVEPEILASAIAEMKELTSDPIFAISAATRSGLDNLLQTVWSTLETTESSLEMSPN, from the coding sequence ATGCAATTTATTGATTTAGCAGAAATAGAAGTAATCGCAGGAAAAGGTGGCGATGGAATTGTTGCCTTTAGAAGAGAAAAATATGTTCCTGCTGGAGGTCCTGCTGGTGGTAATGGTGGGAAAGGCGGGTCAATAATTTTATTAGCAGCAGAAAACTTACAAACTCTGCTTGATTTTCGCTATGCTCGTCAATTTAAAGCCGAGGATGGCAAAAGAGGTGGTCCCAACAACCGTACTGGAGCGCAGGGAAGCGATCGCATTATTGAAGTGCCTTGCGGTACGATGATTTATGATGCTGATACAGAAGAGTTATTGGGTGATTTAGTTAATGCTGGCGATACTCTTTGTGTGGCAGAAGGAGGCAAGGGAGGTTTAGGAAATAAATATTTTCTTAGCAATAGAAATCGTGCTCCAGAACACGCTTTACCAGGATTACCAGGCGAAGAACGGCGTTTACGTTTGGAATTGAAATTAATTGCTGAAGTGGGGATTATTGGTTTACCTAATGCAGGTAAGTCTACCTTAATTTCTGCTTTATCTTCTGCACGTCCTAAAATTGCTGACTATCCCTTTACTACTTTGATTCCTAACTTAGGAGTAGTCAAAAAGCCTACAGGAGACGGGACGGTTTTTGCTGATATTCCTGGCTTAATTGCAGGTGCTTCTGAAGGTATTGGTTTGGGTCATGATTTTTTACGTCATATCGAAAGAACTCGTTTACTACTACACTTGATTGATGCCACTGCCGAAGAGCCTATCAGTAACTATCAAACTATCCAAGCAGAATTAATTGCCTATGGTAGAGGATTAGCCCAACGACCTCAAATAATTGCTTTTAATAAAATCGATGCTGTAGAACCAGAAATTTTAGCAAGCGCGATCGCAGAAATGAAAGAACTCACTTCAGACCCTATTTTTGCTATTTCTGCTGCAACTCGTTCAGGATTAGATAACTTGCTACAAACAGTTTGGTCTACTTTAGAAACAACCGAGTCTTCTCTGGAAATGTCACCGAATTGA
- a CDS encoding peptidase M23B — MLSSFKPSLTWISTLLLLTIAAPLKALEVQITPDQPELGDTISVIVKTTDSSSQPKVVVEQQEYPVFPLGDRYRALLPTSPLNQAGKLTIQVQGDGETKNLAVWLKNRSFSVQRITLTGKADREATQTELDQVAQFKALVTPQKYWQGAFIKPNAGRISTEFGVRRYYNGVFAQDYYHRGVDYAGATGSLVVAPAAGVIGLVGKEAEGFQVHGNTIGIDHGQSVVSIFLHLKDIYVQPGDVVKAGQPIGTVGTTGASTGPHLHWGLYVHGVSVDPVPWRFGEIN, encoded by the coding sequence ATGTTATCTAGTTTCAAACCTAGTCTAACTTGGATTAGTACCCTTTTATTGCTGACCATCGCTGCCCCCTTAAAAGCTTTAGAAGTTCAAATCACTCCCGATCAACCTGAATTAGGCGATACAATTTCTGTGATTGTCAAAACCACTGACTCTAGTTCTCAACCCAAAGTTGTGGTCGAGCAACAAGAATATCCTGTTTTTCCTTTGGGCGATCGCTATCGGGCTTTACTGCCTACTTCTCCTCTCAACCAAGCTGGCAAGTTAACCATTCAAGTTCAAGGTGACGGAGAAACTAAAAATTTAGCAGTTTGGCTCAAAAATCGCAGTTTTTCTGTGCAAAGAATCACTTTAACAGGAAAAGCTGACCGAGAAGCTACCCAAACCGAATTAGACCAAGTTGCTCAGTTTAAAGCTTTAGTTACACCCCAGAAATATTGGCAAGGTGCTTTTATTAAACCCAATGCAGGTAGAATTTCTACGGAGTTTGGGGTGCGTCGTTATTACAATGGTGTGTTTGCTCAAGATTATTATCACCGAGGGGTAGATTATGCGGGAGCAACAGGTTCATTAGTGGTTGCCCCTGCTGCTGGTGTAATTGGCTTAGTTGGCAAGGAAGCGGAGGGTTTTCAAGTTCATGGTAATACGATTGGTATCGATCATGGTCAGAGTGTGGTTAGTATTTTTCTCCACCTTAAAGACATTTATGTCCAACCAGGAGATGTAGTTAAAGCAGGACAACCGATTGGAACAGTTGGCACGACGGGAGCATCTACTGGGCCGCATTTACATTGGGGTCTGTATGTTCACGGAGTCTCAGTCGATCCAGTTCCATGGCGATTCGGTGAAATCAACTAG